A single Aspergillus puulaauensis MK2 DNA, chromosome 7, nearly complete sequence DNA region contains:
- a CDS encoding kinase-related protein (COG:F,H;~EggNog:ENOG410Q19A;~InterPro:IPR027417): MDSQVSRLVDKIWNKFQNTPENARLLVAVSGIPGSGKTELAITMSKRINEIYGGQHEGLIAAAIPMDGYHLTRAQLAQMPDPEYAAARRGAAFTFDGEKFLALVRALREPLTAQTQTLHAPSFDHAVKDPVDNDIPIAAGRRVIFFEGNYLSLNKEPWSSAAKLMDELWFVDVDFDTARQRLVKRHVKAGIAEDEAAAEKRANENDLVNGQEIVECRLGVQEIIRSSYDPGWVY, from the exons ATGGATTCCCAAGTATCTCGATTAGTCGACAAGATCTGGA ACAAGTTCCAGAACACGCCCGAAAATGCCCGCCTCCTAGTCGCAGTCAGCGGGATCCCCGGCTCCGGAAAGACCGAACTGGCCATCACAATGAGCAAACGAATCAACGAAATATACGGCGGCCAGCACGAGGGCTTAATCGCCGCCGCAATCCCGATGGATGGATACCACCTAACACGGGCACAGCTTGCCCAGATGCCCGATCCAGAATATGCTGCTGCACGTCGAGGCGCGGCCTTTACATTTGATGGGGAGAAGTTTCTAGCCCTAGTGCGTGCCTTGCGCGAGCCATTGACGGCGCAGACGCAAACGTTGCATGCGCCTAGCTTCGACCACGCCGTTAAGGATCCCGTGGATAATGATATACCGATTGCAGCTGGTCGACGAGTGATTTTCTTTGAAGGAAACTACCTGAGTCTGAATAAGGAGCCATGGAGCTCAGCGGCGAAATTGATGGATGAGTTGtggtttgtggatgttgattTTGACACTGCGCGCCAACGCTTGGTTAAACGACATGTCAAGGCCGGGATCgcagaagacgaggctgctgctgagaaaCGGGCCAATGAGAATGATCTCGTTAATGGGCAAGAGATTGTGGAATGTAGACTGGGTGTGCAGGAGATTATCCGGAGTTCTTATGATCCCGGGTGGGTGTACTGA
- a CDS encoding uncharacterized protein (COG:S;~EggNog:ENOG410PSNT), with protein sequence MGIPMYREPSSTEATKNNAAKDPCAAARSAIRRQATVRRPSRYGSSAWRSASLRSPFPRPIADEIEREASGLPRHPHSPVSIPAPPSDPFDLNSSLADNSRREAGLRILGDAIRHNRPGQRQRIPRTSNLADLNARLASDANARQEAQDHNLFTPRFAPAVAYHRSSTPSAGPDYLRLSPMPRHDGPGEDLHAGSFLPLLRRFGHRSINDANLTNRGPSIDGLGDRQRSVDLEDDHANDAWETLLTTITPDTNLPSADSSFTSASASGTNGSHNGTSSSATSLESLQNSLNGAVPTVHMTLDPYQEYSNPCDYSDSDTESDGEITQESLFRRYRRRMRQVDSMRRAHNLQTMGNLPSIPSLTSSNPPPIPPPIPTISFSFSESSGDQDLHHMQAILDRLARREDVPDDWWAAAGLSRPLGQRGADDDSNEAPGLDGPV encoded by the exons ATGGGCATCCC TATGTACCGTGAGCCATCGTCCACTGAGGCCACTAAGAACAACGCTGCCAAAGACCCTTGTGCTGCCGCACGCTCTGCAATTCGTCGCCAGGCCACTGTTCGCCGTCCCTCGCGTTATGGCAGTTCTGCTTGGCGCAGTGCGAGCCTACGCTCGCCGTTTCCTCGTCCGATAGCAGATGAGATAGAACGTGAGGCAAGCGGATTGCCGCGTCATCCGCATTCGCCTGTTTCGATTCCCGCCCCCCCGAGCGACCCGTTTGatctcaacagcagcctAGCTGACAATAGTCGGCGCGAAGCTGGGCTGCGAATCCTTGGCGATGCTATCCGTCATAACCGACCAGGTCAGCGGCAGCGAATACCTCGAACCTCTAATCTGGCCGACTTGAACGCGCGCCTTGCGAGTGACGCAAATGCCCGGCAAGAAGCTCAGGATCATAACCTTTTTACACCCCGTTTTGCTCCTGCCGTCGCATACCATAGGTCATCAACACCTTCGGCCGGTCCAGATTACCTTCGCTTGTCACCTATGCCGCGGCATGATGGCCCCGGGGAAGACCTTCACGCCGGATCGTTTCTACCATTATTGCGTCGTTTTGGACACCGCTCTATCAACGATGCGAATTTAACAAACCGCGGACCATCCATCGACGGCCTGGGTGATCGGCAAAGAAGCGTGGACCTGGAAGATGACCATGCAAATGATGCCTGGGAGACTCTTCTGACCACAATTACACCCGATACCAACCTCCCTAGTGCTGATTCGTCCTTTACTTCTGCGTCTGCCTCAGGGACGAATGGATCACATAACGGAACATCGAGTTCTGCGACGTCACTCGAGTCTCTCCAGAACTCTTTGAACGGTGCCGTTCCAACAGTTCATATGACGCTCGATCCGTACCAAGAATATTCGAATCCGTGTGACTATTCCGATTCGGATACCGAATCGGACGGGGAGATTACCCAAGAATCACTATTTCGACGCTACCGTCGCCGTATGCGCCAGGTCGATTCCATGAGACGCGCACATAATCTCCAAACCATGGGCAACCTACCTTCTATCCCTTCGCTCACCTCCTCTAACCCgcctcccattcctcctcCAATTCCCACAATATCCTTTTCATTCTCGGAATCTTCAGGAGACCAGGACCTGCACCACATGCAGGCTATCCTGGATCGTCTTGCTCGTCGTGAAGATGTTCCTGATGACTGGTGGGCAGCAGCTGGACTGTCTCGTCCCCTTGGTCAAAGAGGTGCAGACGATGATTCAAACGAAGCCCCTGGACTGGACGGTCCCGTTTAG
- the FOL3 gene encoding dihydrofolate synthase (BUSCO:EOG09260KM4;~COG:H;~EggNog:ENOG410PH84;~InterPro:IPR001645,IPR036615,IPR018109,IPR036565;~go_function: GO:0004326 - tetrahydrofolylpolyglutamate synthase activity [Evidence IEA];~go_function: GO:0005524 - ATP binding [Evidence IEA];~go_function: GO:0016874 - ligase activity [Evidence IEA];~go_process: GO:0009058 - biosynthetic process [Evidence IEA];~go_process: GO:0009396 - folic acid-containing compound biosynthetic process [Evidence IEA]), producing the protein MIELGLSRISSLLQQTPLSWKAIHIAGTNGKGSISAYLSHLLNSGGVRCGRFTSPHLIDRWDCITINERVVQESLFRQIEARVKLRDQTLGIGASEFELLTATAFEIFNHEQVEVGVVEVGMGGRLDSTNILNNVLVSVIAKIGLDHQAFLGNTIEQIAREKAGILKPGVSCVVDGTNCAEAIGAIKDRIGELGLSAAIVHPDAPDDQLPSLGKLFQQHDLQTHQKANMSCAAASLKALLPRIRPDLKADTLIPQLTSVEWPGRLQKLALQPLTARKEPVLLDGAHNAQSAEVLGEYVDRKLRSLGKNITWVIAASHGKDIRPLFHSVINPGDVVATTTFGPVDGMPWVKAANPEELSSCVRDIQGIGEVQSFNQDTLGALEWACSRADGEPLVIAGSLYLASDVLRLLREAKKS; encoded by the coding sequence ATGATTGAGCTCGGTCTTAGCCGGATATccagcctcctccaacaGACCCCGCTGTCATGGAAGGCCATTCACATCGCCGGCACGAATGGCAAAGGCTCGATCAGCGCATACCTATCGCATCTCTTAAACTCCGGGGGTGTTCGATGTGGCCGATTTACCTCCCCACACTTGATTGATCGCTGGGATTGCATCACCATTAACGAACGGGTTGTCCAGGAGTCTCTCTTCCGTCAGATCGAGGCCAGAGTCAAGCTGCGGGATCAAACGCTAGGCATTGGCGCGAGCGAGTTCGAGCTATTGACGGCAACGGCGTTCGAGATCTTCAACCATGAGCAGGTCGAGGTCGGAGTTGTCGAGGTTGGCATGGGCGGCCGCTTGGATTCCACAAATATTCTGAACAACGTGTTGGTGTCGGTTATCGCCAAGATTGGCCTCGACCACCAGGCTTTCCTAGGGAACACCATTGAACAAATTGCGCGGGAGAAGGCTGGAATACTGAAGCCAGGTGTCAGTTGTGTGGTCGATGGCACCAACTGTGCGGAGGCGATAGGGGCCATCAAAGACCGCATCGGGGAACTTGGTCTGAGTGCTGCTATCGTTCATCCGGATGCCCCAGATGACCAATTACCTTCCCTTGGTAAATTGTTTCAGCAGCATGACCTACAGACTCATCAAAAGGCGAACATGTCGTGTGCAGCCGCTTCGTTGAAAGCCCTTCTACCACGGATCCGCCCGGACCTTAAGGCCGACACCCTAATCCCGCAACTCACTTCCGTCGAATGGCCAGGTCGCTTACAGAAACTTGCGCTACAGCCGTTGACCGCACGCAAAGAACCTGTACTGTTGGATGGTGCACACAACGCCCAGTCAGCTGAAGTTCTTGGAGAATACGTCGATCGCAAACTGCGCTCCCTGGGAAAGAACATCACCTGGGTTATTGCAGCCTCACATGGGAAGGATATTCGCCCATTATTCCATTCAGTTATCAATCCCGGCGATGTTGTTGCGACGACAACCTTTGGACCCGTTGATGGGATGCCTTGGGTCAAGGCTGCCAACCCTGAGGAGCTGTCTTCATGTGTTCGGGATATCCAAGGTATCGGGGAGGTACAGTCGTTCAACCAAGACACCCTTGGCGCGCTTGAATGGGCGTGTAGCAGGGCGGACGGCGAACCTCTAGTTATTGCAGGGAGCCTTTATCTCGCATCTGACGTTTTGCGTCTTCTCAGGGAGGCGAAAAAATCATGA
- a CDS encoding serine/threonine-protein kinase (COG:D;~EggNog:ENOG410PG4D;~InterPro:IPR016024,IPR011989,IPR008271,IPR017441, IPR000719,IPR011009;~PFAM:PF07714,PF00069;~go_function: GO:0004672 - protein kinase activity [Evidence IEA];~go_function: GO:0005524 - ATP binding [Evidence IEA];~go_process: GO:0006468 - protein phosphorylation [Evidence IEA]) — MVSRSNEGPEGHAPASRMPGTPAKGRLTRLGSSPSKRDEKPKDDRMGKTSAKDVAELKDYQLGDCLGRGAFGSVYRALNWNTGETVAVKQIKLVDLPKSELRVIMLEIDLLKNLDHANIVKYHGFVKSVETLNIILEYCENGSLHSIAKNFGRFPETLVGVYMSQVLHGLLYLHDQGVIHRDIKGANILTTKEGLVKLADFGVASRTTGLSESSVVGTPYWMAPEVIELSGATTASDIWSLGCTVIELLEGKPPYYNLQPMPALFRIVNDDHPPLPQGASPAVKDFLMQCFQKDPNLRVSARKLLKHPWIVNARRSDSVVPKKSTEYEEAVKSVQEWNEALRSPEPAASRRVPRSDSQNPPSLRLDTRYTPTKDTLPSPVSRHVADRFRSPNSTEEDNWDDDFATAISPSALQLPHLRPHDNFGGMLSSEKLKAFASLDGTVLKSDDSFEEFDDPFGRSLQAGEPDPLKTIRPSPSQQTGTGTPQGKSAHYGPQMRRGPPLNTSINPSHGGQMTQNSSSPIRQQRPPGFYKENAVEDYSDIIIDNEDVLDRKISAFQESDDNTDSPEPARSREVVRYQGSSDQEDQPQLGRQISVKRYRGAVEIQQFAENENDEDFSDILGVDGVTLDRTESNDSSNKSTLMLNSKLSNNNSWLGDQDDEDDPFAQLEEGLDETDLEANIARDKHARLRNQVEGLVGSLKTSQDEEVLGEISEQLLAVFCDFPETKSIIISAHGMLPILEILDLCRRRDITLCLLKIVNAIIYDDYEIQENLCFVGGIPIINEFAAKKYPTEIRLEAAAFVQQMYQTSTLTLQMFVSAGGLNVLVEFLEDDYEDERDLVLVGVNGIWSVFELQGSTPKNDFCRILSRSAVLDPLSLVLSRVLDEEGELAEVVEGRIANIFFIFSQAENHVKEMVSERTVLHRVLKELKRMTPAHQITMLKFIKNLSMLSTVLDSLQNSNAIDVLTDLLRSTMKRPHFREVSNQILNTIYNMCRLNKSRQEDAALNGIVPLLQKIVKTERPLKEFALPILCDMAHSGKVGRRELWRNKGLAFYISLLSDPYWQVTALDAIFIWLQEETAKVEEHLLEHRYDQPSFTDAIIRCLTLSKANAFENILEPLQKLLRLSPPIASTLARPDLFSRIGQKLHHHKAAVRLNLLRIISSICDSSEEQSGLLEGYGLLDAIRELEHDSAILVRDMAGKLIQSNEKSDSYGLGKLKPNARRGSTAATPPGLLANQSAPVTPQMSRQNQSKGYFDARETQRRPRTALSGSALALRPGSRDGPSPSIAGVNGGSGASRNRIPRGVANRLSHVELLGGDDNRPPSSISRRPSILPRRRRLTQQETERAP, encoded by the exons ATGGTGTCGCGGTCCAACGAGGGGCCCGAGGGGCACGCCCCGGCCTCCAGAATGCCCGGCACGCCCGCCAAAGGACGCCTCACGAGACTCGGCTCCAGCCCTTCGAAAAGAGATGAGAAACCAAAGGATGACAGGATGGGAAAGACTTCGGCAAAAGATGTTGCAGAACTCAAGGATTAT CAACTGGGTGACTGCTTGGGTCGTGGTGCGTTCGGGTCGGTATACAGGGCACTCAACTGGAACACCGGGGAAACTGTTGCTGTGAAACAAATCAAGCTCGTGGATTTGCCAAAGAGTGAATTGCGGGTTATTATG TTGGAGATCGATCTCCTGAAGAACTTGGAC CACGCAAATATTGTGAAGTATCATGGCTTTGTAAAATCGGTCGAGACCCTCAATATCATTCTTGA ATACTGCGAAAATGGCTCTCTACATTCTATTGCTAAAAATTTCGGGCGTTTCCCGGAGACTCTGGTCGGAGTGTATATGTCCCAAGTCCTACACGGCCTCCTTTACCTCCATGACCAAGGTGTTATCCACAGAGACATCAAAGGCGCAAATATCCTCACAACAAAGGAGGGTCTTGTCAAGCTCGCGGATTTCGGCGTGGCTAGTCGAACGACCGGACTAAGCGAATCCAGCGTTGTCGGCACTCCGTATTGGATGGCCCCCGAGGTAATCGAACTATCAGGTGCCACGACTGCGTCAGATATATGGAGTCTTGGATGTACCGTCATTGAGTTGCTTGAAGGAAAACCTCCATATTATAACCTTCAACCTATGCCGGCTCTTTTCCGCATCGTTAATGACgaccatcctcctcttccgcaaGGCGCCTCTCCA GCTGTAAAAGACTTCTTGATGCAGTGTTTCCAGAAAGATCCCAACCTTCGCGTGTCCGCGCGAAAACTTCTCAAACACCCATGGATCGTCAATGCTCGAAGATCCGATTCGGTAGTTCCTAAAAAGTCAACTGAGTATGAAGAAGCCGTGAAAAGTGTCCAAGAATGGAACGAAGCCCTGCGGTCGCCTGAACCAGCTGCTTCGAGGAGAGTGCCTAGAAGTGACAGCCAAAACCCACCATCTTTACGGCTTGACACTCGGTACACGCCAACCAAAGACACGCTTCCAAGCCCAGTATCCAGACATGTCGCGGATAGATTCAGGTCACCTAATTCTACAGAAGAAGACAATTGGGATGATGATTTTGCTACTGCTATTTCTCCAAGTGCTTTACAGCTACCTCACCTTCGACCACATGACAACTTCGGAGGAATGCTTTCCTCCGAGAAACTAAAAGCATTCGCATCACTCGATGGCACGGTTTTAAAGTCCGATGACAGCTTTGAGGAGTTCGACGACCCCTTTGGGAGATCTCTGCAGGCCGGAGAGCCAGATCCCCTAAAGACAATCCGACCTTCACCCTCACAACAGACAGGCACGGGAACACCACAGGGTAAGAGCGCACATTACGGTCCACAGATGAGGCGCGGCCCACCTTTGAATACCTCCATAAACCCAAGTCACGGTGGGCAAATGACTCAGAATTCGTCATCTCCTATTCGGCAACAGCGTCCGCCGGGGTTTTACAAGGAGAACGCGGTTGAAGATTATTCGGATATCATTATAGACAACGAAGACGTCCTTGACCGCAAGATAAGTGCGTTTCAA GAGAGCGATGATAATACAGACTCGCCGGAGCCAGCAAGGTCCAGAGAAGTTGTCCGGTATCAGGGCTCATCAGACCAAGAAGATCAACCTCAACTTGGAAGACAAATATCCGTAAAGCGATACCGTGGTGCCGTCGAAATCCAGCAGTTTGCCGAGAATGAGAACGACGAGGACTTCTCTGATATACTAGGCGTGGATGGAGTCACGCTGGACAGAACTGAAAGCAATGACAGCTCAAACAAGAGTACTCTGATGCTAAACTCGAAACTATCAAACAACAACTCTTGGCTAGGTGAccaagatgacgaggacgacccTTTTGCGCAGCTCGAAGAAGGGCTTGATGAAACGGATCTCGAGGCCAATATCGCACGTGACAAACATGCTCGACTACGAAACCAAGTAGAAGGGCTGGTTGGGTCTTTGAAAACGTcacaggatgaagaagtgCTGGGAGAAATATCCGAGCAACTCCTGGCTGTTTTCTGCGATTTCCCAGAAACGAAAAGCATCATCATTAGCGCCCATGGCATGCTGCCGATACTGGAAATCCTTGACTTATGCCGCCGACGCGATATCACCTTATGTCTACTGAAAATCGTGAATGCGATTATTTATGATGATTACGAGATACAGGAAAATCTCTGCTTTGTCGGAGGCATCCCCATTATCAACGAGTTTGCCGCGAAAAAGTATCCTACAGAAATACGGCTTGAAGCGGCAGCGTTTGTCCAGCAGATGTATCAAACATCTACTCTAACTCTCCAAATGTTTGTCAGCGCAGGAGGTTTAAACGTCTTGGTTGAGTTCTTGGAGGATGACTATGAGGATGAACGGGACCTTGTTCTGGTTGGGGTAAACGGTATCTGGAGTGTCTTTGAGCTACAG GGTTCTACTCCCAAAAACGACTTTTGCAGGATTTTGTCTCGCAGCGCTGTCTTGGATCCTTTGTCTCTTGTTCTGAGCCGAGTACTagatgaagagggcgaatTGGCCGAGGTCGTGGAGGGACGTATCGCaaatatcttcttcattttctcgCAGGCCGAGAACCATGTCAAGGAGATGGTATCCGAGCGCACAGTTCTACATA GGGTattgaaggagttgaagcGCATGACGCCTGCCCACCAGATAACTATGCTCAAGTTCATCAAAAACCTATCTATGTTATCAACGGTACTCGATTCCCTTCAGAACTCGAACGCGATTGACGTGTTAACCGACCTCTTACGATCAACTATGAAACGCCCACATTTCCGGGAGGTTTCCAACCAGATTCTAAATACCATTTATAACATGTGTCGCCTCAACAAGTCACGACAAGAAGATGCCGCTTTGAACGGCATCGTGCCTCTGCTCCAGAAAATCGTGAAAACCGAACGTCCACTCAAAGAATTTGCGTTGCCTATCCTGTGCGATATGGCTCATTCTGGGAAGGTCGGTCGGCGGGAGCTATGGCGGAATAAGGGTCTTGCGTTTTACATCTCATTACTTTCCGATCCGTATTGGCAGGTGACCGCATTGGATGCTATCTTTATATG GCTTCAAGAGGAGACCGCCAAGGTTGAAGAGCATCTATTGGAGCATCGCTACGACCAGCCCTCGTTCACTGATGCAATTATAAGGTGCCTGACACTGTCGAAAGCAAACGCGTTTGAGAACATCCTTGAGCCTCTTCAAAAGCTTCTCCGGCTCAGCCCTCCCATCGCGTCGACCCTAGCGCGCCCAGATCTTTTTAGCAGGATAGGACAGAAACTGCACCATCACAAGGCTGCAGTTCGTTTGAATCTTCTGCGCATTATATCCAGCATTTGTGACTCGAGTGAAGAACAAAGTGGATTACTCGAAGGATACGGGCTCTTGGACGCCATTCGAGAACTCGAGCATGATTCTGCTATTCTAGTCCGCGACATGGCAGGGAAGCTTATTCAGTCCAACGAGAAAAGTGATTCGTATGGTCTAGGTAAGCTAAAGCCAAATGCTAGAAGGGGAAGCACCGCTGCAACACCGCCTGGCCTTCTTGCCAACCAGTCTGCACCTGTTACTCCCCAAATGAGCAGACAAAACCAGTCGAAGGGATATTTCGATGCTCGAGAAACACAACGGCGCCCACGCACAGCACTGAGTGGCTCTGCATTGGCCCTCCGGCCTGGGAGCAGAGATGGGCCATCCCCGAGTATTGCAGGTGTCAACGGAGGTTCTGGTGCTTCAAGAAACAGGATACCTCGCGGAGTGGCTAATAGACTGTCGCACGTCGAACTGTTAGGTGGCGACGATAATCGACCGCCGAGTTCCATATCTCGTCGGCCCTCGATTCTcccacggcggcggcggttgACACAGCAAGAGACTGAGCGGGCACCATAG
- a CDS encoding uncharacterized protein (TransMembrane:1 (o12-32i)) has product MTKKPLGRSTGSLNAPIAAFTMAVVLCSYCVYSINSARRATHSGSESGSPVSLSTSVQKRQKQDEWVKGILEEKGRKG; this is encoded by the exons ATGACAAAGAAACCACTCGGCCGCTCCACAGGC TCCCTAAACGCGCCCATCGCGGCATTCACAATGGCCGTGGTGCTGTGCTCTTACTGCGTTTACTCGATAAATTCTGCACGGAGGGCGACTCACTCCGGCAGCGAGTCTGGGTCGCCAGTTTCGTTGTCGACCTCGGtgcagaagaggcagaaACAGGATGAATGGGTGAAAGGGATtttggaggagaaggggaggaaggggTGA
- a CDS encoding ABC1 kinase family protein (BUSCO:EOG09261JCQ;~COG:S;~EggNog:ENOG410PI67;~InterPro:IPR011009,IPR004147;~PFAM:PF03109), whose protein sequence is MRVALRTPLRALGFDPAPVVRYTSGSAPKGIARQDTRALSSAWTSGLSRPNVTNFFPRDSRAPFSTKTFRLSGSQETASGQGEKKQSDAGQSGKRWIKYGIIGGVIAIGAVTFSEDARHIYRAAERTGRVVGTLAVCINDYRVTLKQETATPEERSEVIRACHKRCAERTLRVLEKNGSIFIKLGQHLSSMGYLLPLEWTTTFVPLQDKCPVSSIESIEEMFVADTGKRIDELFETFEPTPIGAASLAQVHIGTLKGTGQKVAVKVQHPALAEWAPLDLALTRMTFSTLKKFFPEYDLEWLSKEMDLSLPQELDFRMEAENANRASEYFKKHSDAPLVIPEVVSARKRILVMEFLTGARPDDLEFLDANHIDRDEVSAALAHIFNEMIFGDDAPLHCDPHGGNIAIRKNPNRKHQNFDIILYDHGLYRDIARETRRNYAKLWLSVIEADEPGMREYSRQVAGVTDEQFPLFASAITGRDYTVLTKRSITSTRTESEKENISGALGEGMLQQLVELLGQVPRIMLLILKTNDLTRSLDENLRTRQGPVRTFLILARYATRTVFEEQMDIVHESGGLLRPSNFWRFLCAWTKFLRVELKLSVYETVLSLKSRLGLL, encoded by the exons ATGAGGGTGGCACTCCGCACCCCACTACGGGCTCTCGGTTTTGACCCGGCGCCCGTCGTTCGATATACCTCAGGTTCTGCTCCCAAGGGGATTGCGCGCCAGGACACACGCGCATTATCCAGTGCATGGACATCTGGATTGTCTCGACCGAATGTCACGAATTTTTTTCCGCGCGACTCCCGAGCGCCCTTTTCTACGAAGACATTTCGTTTGTCTGGATCGCAAGAGACAGCTAGCGGACAGGGGGAAAAGAAGCAGTCTGATGCTGGCCAATCTGGAAAAAGGTGGATTAAGTATGGAATAATTGGAGGAGTCATCGCCATTGGGGCTGTTACGTTTTCCGAGGATGCTCGACACATCTACCGCGCTGCAGAGCGTACGGGGAGAGTCGTTGGCACGCTGGCAGTTTGTATCAATGA CTACCGAGTGACTCTTAAACAAGAAACCGCGACGCCCGAAGAACGAAGCGAGGTGATTCGCGCCTGCCACAAGCGTTGTGCTGAGCGGACACTGCGTGTGCTGGAAAAGAACGGATCGATCTTCATCAAACTGGGACAACATCTGAGTAGCATGGGCTACTTGCTTCCGCTTGAGTGGACGACGACATTCGTCCCACTTCAGGACAAGTGCCCCGTTTCGTCAATCGAGTCGATCGAGGAAATGTTTGTTGCGGATACTGGAAAACGGATCGATGAGCTCTTTGAAACGTTTGAACCTACCCCGATTGGTGCTGCGTCGCTGGCGCAGGTACATATTGGGACTTTGAAGGGAACTGGCCAGAAAGTTGCGGTTAAGGTGCAACATCCCGCGTTGGCGGAATGGGCGCCACTTGACCTGGCTCTGACAAGAATGACGTTCTCAACATTGAAGAAGTTCTTTCCGGAGTACGATTTGGAATGGCTTTCAAAAGAAATGGATCTGTCGTTGCCGCAGGAATTGGACTTCCGCATGGAGGCAGAAAATGCTAACAGAGCGAGCGAATACTTCAAGAAACACTCAGATGCTCCTTTGGTAATTCCAGAAG TTGTTTCGGCCCGGAAACGTATCCTCGTGATGGAGTTCTTGACGGGTGCGCGACCTGATGACCTGGAATTTCTAGATGCCAACCATATCGACCGGGACGAGGTTTCGGCGGCACTTGCTCATATCTTCAACGAGATGATCTTCGGCGACGATGCCCCCTTGCACTGCGACCCCCACGGCGGGAATATCGCCATCCGCAAGAACCCCAACCGAAAGCATCAAAACTTCGACATTATCCTCTATGACCATGGCCTGTATCGTGATATTGCTCGTGAAACGCGCCGCAACTATGCTAAACTTTGGCTCTCGGTTATTGAAGCGGACGAGCCTGGTATGCGAGAGTACTCGCGCCAGGTAGCTGGTGTCACAGATGAGCAGTTCCCTCTCTTCGCAAGCGCAATCACTGGCAGAGACTACACCGTCTTGACAAAACGAAGCATCACTTCAACCCGCACCGAatcggagaaggagaatatcTCTGGCGCTCTCGGTGAGGGCATGCTACAGCAGCTGGTGGAGTTATTGGGCCAGGTGCCCCGAATCATGCTCCTGATCCTTAAAACAAATGACCTCA CCCGCAGCCTCGACGAGAATCTCCGTACCCGACAAGGCCCCGTGCGAACCTTCCTCATTCTTGCCCGTTACGCGACCCGCACTGTTTTCGAGGAACAGATGGACATCGTCCATGAGAGTGGCGGGCTGCTGCGCCCATCAAACTTCTGGCGTTTTCTCTGTGCCTGGACGAAGTTTCTTCGCGTTGAGCTGAAGCTCTCCGTGTATGAAACCGTACTGTCGCTGAAGAGCCGCTTAGGACTATTGTAG